A genome region from Anopheles stephensi strain Indian chromosome 2, UCI_ANSTEP_V1.0, whole genome shotgun sequence includes the following:
- the LOC118502852 gene encoding choline O-acetyltransferase-like isoform X1, whose product MLPKVPVPTVEQTMAEYLRVLQPIVTPQQLDRTKAIIKQFSATIGPGLQEYLLARRDAEDNWAYHYWLNDMYLDNPLPLPINSNPGMVMPPRKFTIVNDLAQFAAQLIDQLMDHKEMLEGGGLKQERAASREKNQPLCMAQYYRLLGSCRRPGDPRDSQYLPPGGEQTDAHVIVCCRKHMYCVAVKAGDRGRLNENELAAQLLHILNEAPCLPETESAVGILTTEPRPKWAADRELLLLEERNARNIELIETALVLICIDEPIPLSYNARGFNGSPAGAHYAGGRDESNMAHEMIHGGGSAYNTANRWFDKTMQLIICSDGTWGLCYEHSPSEGIAVVQLLEGILKRIDETPARDEPTDQLQLQHSHLPPPERLEWIVRPEIERRLREAARSVDRRIEDLDFYVYRYKPYGKNFIKACQVSPDVYIQLALQLAHYKLYGQLVSTYESASTRRFLLGRVDCIRSASMEALEWAKAMCQGEGPNVTLESDKEDDYSAEAASDVKKKDHLRELFRCATARQTEVMVQNILGHGIDIHLLGLREACREREGNMHELFTDECYKIANCFLLSTSQVACSTNSFMGYGPVTPHGYGASYNPHPNEIIFCISAFFTSDKTSASRFARSLQDSLDAMRDLLS is encoded by the exons ATGCTGCCCAAGGTACCCGTTCCGACGGTGGAACAAACGATGGCCGAGTATCTGCGGGTGTTGCAGCCGATCGTAACGCCGCAGCAGCTCGATCGGACCAAGGCGATCATTAAGCAGTTCAGCGCCACCATCGGACCGGGCCTGCAGGAGTATCTGCTTGCGAGGCGTGACGCCGAGGACAACTGGGCGTACCACTACTGGCTGAACGACATGTACCTGGACAATCCGCTACCGTTGCCGATCAACTCGAACCCGGGCATGGTGATGCCACCGCGCAAGTTTACCATCGTCAACGATCTGGCCCAGTTTGCGGCACAGCTCATCGATCAGCTGATGGATCACAAGGAAATGCTGGAGGG TGGTGGACTGAAGCAGGAACGTGCGGCTTCGCGCGAGAAGAACCAACCGTTGTGTATGGCACAGTACTATCGGCTGCTTGGTTCCTGCCGACGTCCGGGAGATCCTCGCGACAGCCAGTATCTGCCGCCGGGTGGAGAGCAGACCGATGCACACGTCATCGTGTGCTGCCGTAAGCAT ATGTACTGTGTCGCTGTGAAGGCTGGCGATCGTGGACGGCTGAACGAAAACGAACTGGCCGCCCAACTGTTGCACATTCTCAACGAAGCCCCATGTCTGCCGGAGACAGAGTCGGCGGTCGGTATCCTGACCACCGAGCCACGTCCCAAGTGGGCAGCCGATcgtgagctgctgctgctcgaggaACGCAACGCCCGCAACATTGAGCTTATCGAGACGGCCCTCGTGCTTATCTGCATCGACGAGCCGATACCGCTGTCGTACAATGCGCGTGGCTTTAACGGATCACCGGCCGGTGCGCACTATGCGGGCGGCCGGGACGAAAGCAACATGGCGCACGAGATGATACACGGTGGGGGTAGTGCGTACAACACCGCCAACCGTTGGTTCGATAAGACGATGCAGCTCATTATCTGCAGCGATGGTACGTGGGGACTCTGCTACGAACATTCGCCCTCGGAAGGCATTGCCGTGGTGCAGCTGCTGGAAGGCATCCTGAAGCGCATCGACGAGACACCGGCCAGAGATGAGCCGACCGATCAGCTGCAGCTGCAACACTCGCATCTGCCACCACCGGAACGGTTGGAGTGGATTGTGCGGCCAGAGATTGAGCGACGTTTGCGCGAGGCAGCACGGTCGGTGGACAG ACGCATTGAAGATCTCGATTTCTACGTGTACCGGTACAAACCGTACGGCAAGAACTTCATCAAGGCGTGCCAGGTCAGCCCGGACGTGTACATTCAGTTGGCGTTGCAGTTGGCACACTACAA ACTCTACGGACAGCTGGTGAGCACGTACGAAAGTGCCTCCACCCGACGGTTCCTGCTCGGACGGGTCGATTGCATCCGGTCGGCCAGCATGGAAGCGCTCGAGTGGGCGAAAGCGATGTGCCAGGGCGAAGGTCCGAACGTGACGCTCGAGAGCGACAAGGAGGACGACTACAGTGCCGAAGCCGCATCGGATGTCAAAAAA AAGGACCATCTGAGGGAGCTGTTCCGGTGTGCCACTGCGCGGCAAACCGAAGTCATGGTGCAAAACATACTCGGCCACGGGATCGATATACATCTCCTAGGGCTGAGGGAAGCTTGCCGCGAACGGGAAGGAAATATGCACGAGCTGTTTACGGATGAGTGCTATAAAATTGCTaactgttttcttctttccacCAGCCAG gTGGCCTGTTCAACCAACAGCTTTATGGGGTATGGGCCAGTAACGCCCCACGGTTACGGTGCCTCGTACAATCCACACCCGAACGAAATAATCTTCTGCATTTCGGCCTTCTTTACGTCGGACAAAACGAGCGCGTCCCGGTTCGCCCGCTCGCTGCAGGACTCGCTCGATGCGATGCGCGATCTGCTATCGTAA
- the LOC118502852 gene encoding choline O-acetyltransferase-like isoform X3 — translation MLPKVPVPTVEQTMAEYLRVLQPIVTPQQLDRTKAIIKQFSATIGPGLQEYLLARRDAEDNWAYHYWLNDMYLDNPLPLPINSNPGMVMPPRKFTIVNDLAQFAAQLIDQLMDHKEMLEGGGLKQERAASREKNQPLCMAQYYRLLGSCRRPGDPRDSQYLPPGGEQTDAHVIVCCRKHMYCVAVKAGDRGRLNENELAAQLLHILNEAPCLPETESAVGILTTEPRPKWAADRELLLLEERNARNIELIETALVLICIDEPIPLSYNARGFNGSPAGAHYAGGRDESNMAHEMIHGGGSAYNTANRWFDKTMQLIICSDGTWGLCYEHSPSEGIAVVQLLEGILKRIDETPARDEPTDQLQLQHSHLPPPERLEWIVRPEIERRLREAARSVDRRIEDLDFYVYRYKPYGKNFIKACQVSPDVYIQLALQLAHYKLYGQLVSTYESASTRRFLLGRVDCIRSASMEALEWAKAMCQGEGPNVTLESDKEDDYSAEAASDVKKVTFSIYSKDHLRELFRCATARQTEVMVQNILGHGIDIHLLGLREACREREGNMHELFTDECYKIANCFLLSTSQVACSTNSFMGYGPVTPHGYGASYNPHPNEIIFCISAFFTSDKTSASRFARSLQDSLDAMRDLLS, via the exons ATGCTGCCCAAGGTACCCGTTCCGACGGTGGAACAAACGATGGCCGAGTATCTGCGGGTGTTGCAGCCGATCGTAACGCCGCAGCAGCTCGATCGGACCAAGGCGATCATTAAGCAGTTCAGCGCCACCATCGGACCGGGCCTGCAGGAGTATCTGCTTGCGAGGCGTGACGCCGAGGACAACTGGGCGTACCACTACTGGCTGAACGACATGTACCTGGACAATCCGCTACCGTTGCCGATCAACTCGAACCCGGGCATGGTGATGCCACCGCGCAAGTTTACCATCGTCAACGATCTGGCCCAGTTTGCGGCACAGCTCATCGATCAGCTGATGGATCACAAGGAAATGCTGGAGGG TGGTGGACTGAAGCAGGAACGTGCGGCTTCGCGCGAGAAGAACCAACCGTTGTGTATGGCACAGTACTATCGGCTGCTTGGTTCCTGCCGACGTCCGGGAGATCCTCGCGACAGCCAGTATCTGCCGCCGGGTGGAGAGCAGACCGATGCACACGTCATCGTGTGCTGCCGTAAGCAT ATGTACTGTGTCGCTGTGAAGGCTGGCGATCGTGGACGGCTGAACGAAAACGAACTGGCCGCCCAACTGTTGCACATTCTCAACGAAGCCCCATGTCTGCCGGAGACAGAGTCGGCGGTCGGTATCCTGACCACCGAGCCACGTCCCAAGTGGGCAGCCGATcgtgagctgctgctgctcgaggaACGCAACGCCCGCAACATTGAGCTTATCGAGACGGCCCTCGTGCTTATCTGCATCGACGAGCCGATACCGCTGTCGTACAATGCGCGTGGCTTTAACGGATCACCGGCCGGTGCGCACTATGCGGGCGGCCGGGACGAAAGCAACATGGCGCACGAGATGATACACGGTGGGGGTAGTGCGTACAACACCGCCAACCGTTGGTTCGATAAGACGATGCAGCTCATTATCTGCAGCGATGGTACGTGGGGACTCTGCTACGAACATTCGCCCTCGGAAGGCATTGCCGTGGTGCAGCTGCTGGAAGGCATCCTGAAGCGCATCGACGAGACACCGGCCAGAGATGAGCCGACCGATCAGCTGCAGCTGCAACACTCGCATCTGCCACCACCGGAACGGTTGGAGTGGATTGTGCGGCCAGAGATTGAGCGACGTTTGCGCGAGGCAGCACGGTCGGTGGACAG ACGCATTGAAGATCTCGATTTCTACGTGTACCGGTACAAACCGTACGGCAAGAACTTCATCAAGGCGTGCCAGGTCAGCCCGGACGTGTACATTCAGTTGGCGTTGCAGTTGGCACACTACAA ACTCTACGGACAGCTGGTGAGCACGTACGAAAGTGCCTCCACCCGACGGTTCCTGCTCGGACGGGTCGATTGCATCCGGTCGGCCAGCATGGAAGCGCTCGAGTGGGCGAAAGCGATGTGCCAGGGCGAAGGTCCGAACGTGACGCTCGAGAGCGACAAGGAGGACGACTACAGTGCCGAAGCCGCATCGGATGTCAAAAAAGTAACTTTCAGTATTTACAGT AAGGACCATCTGAGGGAGCTGTTCCGGTGTGCCACTGCGCGGCAAACCGAAGTCATGGTGCAAAACATACTCGGCCACGGGATCGATATACATCTCCTAGGGCTGAGGGAAGCTTGCCGCGAACGGGAAGGAAATATGCACGAGCTGTTTACGGATGAGTGCTATAAAATTGCTaactgttttcttctttccacCAGCCAG gTGGCCTGTTCAACCAACAGCTTTATGGGGTATGGGCCAGTAACGCCCCACGGTTACGGTGCCTCGTACAATCCACACCCGAACGAAATAATCTTCTGCATTTCGGCCTTCTTTACGTCGGACAAAACGAGCGCGTCCCGGTTCGCCCGCTCGCTGCAGGACTCGCTCGATGCGATGCGCGATCTGCTATCGTAA